A section of the Bifidobacterium sp. ESL0745 genome encodes:
- a CDS encoding RNA-binding protein, translating to MLAQAVEHLISNIVDFPDDVSVKSHENARGELLRVRVNPEDIGRVIGRSGRTANAIRTVVQALSDHKVRVDIMDVRK from the coding sequence ATGCTCGCGCAAGCTGTGGAACACCTCATTTCCAATATCGTCGACTTTCCCGATGATGTGTCCGTGAAGTCCCACGAAAACGCCCGCGGCGAACTGTTGCGGGTGCGTGTGAACCCTGAAGACATCGGGCGTGTGATCGGCCGCTCCGGCCGCACCGCCAATGCGATCCGTACCGTGGTGCAGGCATTGTCCGACCACAAGGTGCGCGTCGACATCATGGATGTTCGCAAGTGA
- the rimM gene encoding ribosome maturation factor RimM (Essential for efficient processing of 16S rRNA) encodes MSQQADPQQRELLRVCRIGRAQGLKGEVTVRTFTDEPELRFAPGSVLYTKDGERTYTIARSRTFKDRWILHFKGVDNRDASEALNGTELYVEADDLEKMAEEDAWYPKDLIGLEVRVAQNPSNGIDTVKAGQVVGKVVDVIDGPAQSLLKIRLATPVIEQKDGNFVAAPAAETDKNSDASNDSENTGKPNGPKIPSDKASKNDTDKIIKTTLVPFVDELVPDIDLDEHYLTLDPPVGLIPGL; translated from the coding sequence ATTTCGCAGCAGGCAGACCCTCAGCAGCGTGAACTGTTGAGGGTCTGTCGTATCGGGCGTGCGCAGGGACTCAAGGGCGAAGTGACCGTCCGCACATTCACCGACGAACCGGAACTGCGATTCGCCCCCGGCTCGGTTCTGTATACCAAAGACGGCGAACGCACTTATACGATTGCCCGTTCTCGCACGTTCAAAGACCGTTGGATCCTGCATTTCAAAGGTGTCGACAATCGCGACGCTTCCGAAGCGCTGAACGGCACGGAACTTTACGTTGAGGCTGACGACCTCGAGAAAATGGCCGAAGAGGACGCCTGGTACCCCAAGGACCTCATCGGGCTCGAGGTGCGTGTTGCGCAGAATCCCTCTAACGGAATCGATACCGTAAAAGCCGGCCAGGTCGTCGGCAAGGTCGTGGACGTCATCGACGGCCCCGCGCAATCACTGCTGAAGATTCGCCTGGCCACGCCGGTCATCGAGCAAAAAGACGGCAACTTTGTTGCCGCCCCTGCTGCCGAAACCGACAAAAACAGTGACGCTTCCAACGATTCTGAGAACACTGGCAAACCTAACGGTCCCAAGATTCCCAGTGACAAAGCGTCCAAAAACGATACCGATAAAATCATCAAAACGACGCTAGTTCCGTTCGTCGATGAACTGGTACCGGATATCGATCTTGACGAACATTATCTGACACTGGATCCGCCGGTTGGTTTGATCCCTGGGCTCTAA
- a CDS encoding tRNA (guanine(37)-N(1))-methyltransferase → MKIDIVSVFPEYFEALNVGLFGRAIEHGLLDVKTHDLRDWTHDVHHSVDDTPVGGGAGMVMKPEVWAECLDDLLGMKPVEIRDDEKNTVSTRTGTGDDDEATTKSPTTTIPNAGIGIINDSQSSSEIERHSSDVLDSNRHKTTAINASEGTTTFQVSNDTFNALQNGSEDEPTTSAATNQATAKPVLIFPNPSAPLFTQRDATELSHADHLLFGCGRYEGYDARIPRYYRAQGVDVREYSIGDYVLNGGEVAVSVMLEAITRLMPGFMGNPDSIVEESYTGQNALLEHYQYTKPAVWRGMGVPDVLTSGDHDKVNRFRRDEAISHTDRLRPDLIEQLDCKSLDKADRKTLMSLGWEVSGPHPRKLDA, encoded by the coding sequence ATGAAGATCGATATCGTGTCCGTATTTCCCGAGTATTTTGAAGCCCTTAACGTCGGCCTCTTCGGGCGTGCCATCGAACATGGATTGCTCGACGTGAAAACGCACGATCTACGCGATTGGACCCACGACGTGCACCATTCCGTCGACGATACGCCGGTCGGCGGAGGTGCCGGCATGGTGATGAAACCTGAAGTTTGGGCCGAATGCCTCGATGATCTGCTGGGTATGAAACCCGTCGAAATCCGTGATGACGAAAAAAATACGGTGTCAACCCGCACAGGCACCGGCGACGACGATGAGGCTACCACGAAATCGCCGACGACTACGATTCCAAACGCCGGCATCGGCATTATCAACGATTCTCAATCGTCCTCCGAAATCGAACGCCATTCATCCGATGTGCTGGATTCGAATAGACACAAAACAACTGCAATAAATGCCTCAGAAGGCACAACAACTTTCCAAGTCTCCAATGACACTTTCAACGCCCTACAGAACGGTTCAGAAGATGAACCGACTACTTCCGCAGCGACCAATCAAGCCACCGCGAAACCGGTTTTGATTTTCCCGAATCCTTCGGCACCGTTGTTTACCCAGCGCGACGCAACCGAGCTTTCGCACGCCGACCACCTTCTCTTCGGCTGCGGCCGTTACGAGGGCTACGACGCACGTATTCCCCGCTATTACCGTGCGCAGGGCGTTGACGTGCGCGAATACTCAATCGGCGACTATGTCCTGAACGGCGGCGAAGTGGCCGTCTCGGTGATGCTCGAAGCCATCACGCGCCTGATGCCCGGATTCATGGGCAACCCCGACTCCATCGTGGAGGAATCCTACACCGGCCAGAACGCGCTTCTGGAGCACTACCAGTATACAAAACCTGCGGTCTGGCGCGGCATGGGCGTACCCGACGTGCTGACCAGCGGCGACCACGACAAGGTCAACCGCTTCCGCCGCGACGAGGCCATCTCCCACACCGACCGGCTCCGCCCCGACCTCATCGAGCAGCTCGACTGCAAGTCCCTCGACAAGGCCGACCGCAAAACTCTGATGTCGTTGGGCTGGGAAGTCTCCGGCCCCCACCCTCGCAAGCTGGATGCGTAG
- the rsmD gene encoding 16S rRNA (guanine(966)-N(2))-methyltransferase RsmD: protein MRVIAGRFKGFELAKAKPGTRPTTDRTKEAIFSKLEAWGVLDGARVLDLFAGTGALGIEALSRGADELVAVESAGPAAALIDKELNNLKRNRAWNSRAMKARVMRKRAERIAPGYDGPAFDVIFADPPYALTTEECNQLIADLVASSAADEQTVIIFERSTRSDPLTIPESWQISDQRHYGETEVYYIDHI, encoded by the coding sequence ATGCGTGTGATTGCGGGACGATTCAAGGGGTTCGAGCTGGCGAAGGCCAAGCCGGGCACCCGGCCGACGACAGATCGGACGAAAGAGGCCATTTTCTCCAAGCTTGAGGCATGGGGGGTGCTGGATGGCGCTCGCGTGCTTGATTTGTTCGCCGGAACGGGAGCTTTGGGCATCGAGGCGCTTTCACGTGGCGCCGACGAGCTGGTCGCCGTGGAATCGGCAGGGCCGGCAGCCGCGTTGATCGACAAGGAGCTCAACAACCTCAAGCGCAATCGTGCGTGGAATTCCCGCGCGATGAAGGCCCGTGTGATGCGCAAACGTGCCGAGCGCATTGCTCCCGGCTACGATGGCCCCGCTTTCGACGTGATTTTCGCCGATCCGCCCTACGCACTCACTACAGAGGAATGCAACCAGCTCATCGCCGACTTGGTCGCCTCCTCGGCCGCAGACGAGCAGACGGTAATAATTTTCGAGCGTTCAACGCGTTCCGACCCGCTCACCATACCTGAAAGCTGGCAGATCTCCGACCAGCGCCACTACGGCGAAACTGAAGTCTACTACATAGACCACATCTAA
- a CDS encoding DEAD/DEAH box helicase — MSNTITLTTPISALIANKRRVSALKGLGMVSVGDALTYYPFRVTEPVPLRAIREAKAGMPMAFAAVVRFARVIPMGGRRGFRLEAVVDDGAFAASRQIAGSSCRLVFFSHKKQYMDWMSGRLHSGADVVLAGTPTEFNGQLQFTHPEVLTVMPQGANVFADPATAPGSASAGELSFDTISNRANAQPEPHGSVFSDAGVPASHSQPTQAVNVSARRQNPATATSMMLNQTRVATPQNRNIYVQTQAANALEFDASTAYEALQHVCRPRPVYHATSRISTEHIHESIVAMLDALRTSGEAALRKSANDGNGLPVESSQKNNDEISSSERMSRADNGSVAEDSGLSESDDENSNSGNNGDIVTDAADSDTADNTADNKAKVLALRAAIDDVLPREVIESKQLMHRADAFAAIHDPQSTKAFYAALATLRYEEAFVSQISVLQERENARKAETFECKNSGLRDGFVTSLPFTLTKGQQNVIDTICEDMGRSYPMQRLLQGEVGSGKTVVALAAMLQAVGSGNQAVLVAPTQVLAEQHFETISGMVAKIVGGDAANASPIKASAAGGPVAEAGEASAAGGQNPKAGKTDSGALPTGGFARANDNEDSAVPDLLEDAADEANGHAGNIVTGHQVDSASAKAYKASKVSKTGGANAKVSGIGKTGKFVSRLAIPVTLLTGGMKLAARRKALATAASGEPGIIIATHAAFSKMFQAPNLALVVIDEQHRFGVEQREILRSKGEKTPHLLVMTATPIPRTAAMTWFGDLDISWLTELPGGRKPIRTFIVPEADGNMMAQMFVHIRRRIDAGERAYVVCPRIDADEADAEALTGVGGVTAAEASVGASSGRHSRRKSSMSDGGSDDIESGFVEVDDYGDENGDGTPPEPKPPLHAVDEIAQRLSSLPQFAGIKFATLTGRDDDETKRQVMADFESGKTPILVATTVIEVGVDVPKASCITIFDADRYGLSQLHQLRGRVGRGGTDSWAFLVSRAEPGSIAEQRLKVIEGSLDGAEIAQADLELRGAGDVLGDAQSGGKSGLKLLRVVKDAKIIADAREQAEALLKRDPTLSDQPQLAGAVLDFTRGGESEILSN, encoded by the coding sequence ATGAGCAATACCATCACCCTTACCACCCCGATTTCCGCGCTGATCGCCAACAAACGGCGGGTCAGCGCGTTGAAGGGGCTTGGCATGGTGAGTGTCGGCGACGCCCTGACCTACTACCCGTTCCGTGTCACCGAGCCCGTGCCGTTGCGGGCGATCCGCGAGGCGAAGGCCGGCATGCCTATGGCGTTTGCGGCGGTGGTGCGCTTTGCAAGGGTGATTCCGATGGGTGGCAGACGCGGGTTTCGGCTGGAGGCCGTCGTTGACGATGGTGCGTTCGCCGCAAGCCGCCAGATCGCCGGATCTAGCTGCCGACTCGTCTTTTTCTCGCATAAAAAGCAATATATGGACTGGATGAGCGGCCGCCTGCATTCGGGTGCAGACGTGGTGCTTGCCGGCACGCCGACGGAGTTCAACGGCCAGCTGCAGTTTACCCATCCTGAGGTGCTCACGGTGATGCCGCAGGGCGCAAACGTTTTCGCCGATCCGGCAACAGCGCCGGGTTCCGCAAGTGCCGGCGAACTTTCTTTCGATACCATTTCCAACCGGGCCAATGCACAGCCGGAACCACATGGTAGCGTATTTTCTGATGCTGGTGTTCCCGCTTCGCATTCCCAACCGACTCAAGCTGTCAATGTGAGCGCTCGACGTCAAAATCCTGCCACTGCTACCTCGATGATGCTGAATCAAACTCGAGTAGCTACACCGCAAAATCGCAACATATATGTACAAACGCAGGCCGCCAATGCCCTCGAATTCGACGCATCGACCGCCTACGAGGCGCTGCAGCATGTCTGTCGCCCTCGCCCTGTTTACCATGCCACTTCGCGCATCTCCACCGAGCACATCCACGAATCCATCGTCGCGATGCTTGATGCGCTGCGTACAAGCGGGGAAGCGGCGCTGAGGAAGAGCGCCAATGACGGTAACGGCTTGCCTGTTGAATCATCACAGAAGAATAATGATGAAATCAGCTCATCAGAAAGGATGAGCCGCGCAGATAACGGGTCGGTCGCTGAAGATAGCGGATTATCGGAAAGTGATGATGAGAATAGTAATAGCGGCAATAACGGCGATATCGTCACCGATGCCGCTGATTCCGATACCGCCGACAATACCGCCGACAACAAGGCAAAGGTACTGGCTTTGCGTGCCGCGATTGACGATGTCTTGCCTCGGGAAGTGATTGAATCCAAGCAACTCATGCATCGGGCGGACGCGTTTGCCGCCATCCATGACCCGCAATCAACCAAGGCGTTTTATGCTGCGTTAGCGACGTTGCGCTATGAAGAGGCGTTCGTCTCGCAGATTTCCGTGCTGCAGGAACGCGAGAACGCGCGTAAGGCCGAGACGTTCGAATGCAAGAATTCCGGCTTGCGAGACGGATTTGTTACTTCGCTGCCGTTTACGCTGACCAAAGGCCAGCAGAACGTCATCGACACCATCTGTGAGGACATGGGCCGAAGCTATCCGATGCAGCGGTTGCTGCAGGGCGAAGTGGGTTCCGGCAAGACGGTGGTGGCGCTTGCGGCCATGCTGCAGGCCGTGGGTTCCGGCAATCAGGCCGTTTTGGTGGCACCTACCCAGGTCTTGGCCGAACAGCATTTCGAGACCATCAGCGGGATGGTGGCCAAGATCGTTGGCGGCGATGCTGCAAATGCCAGCCCAATCAAGGCATCGGCGGCCGGTGGTCCCGTTGCCGAGGCAGGAGAAGCATCGGCGGCCGGCGGTCAGAATCCCAAAGCCGGCAAAACCGACAGTGGCGCTTTGCCGACAGGCGGATTTGCGCGGGCAAACGACAATGAGGATAGTGCGGTGCCTGATTTGTTGGAAGATGCCGCCGATGAGGCGAACGGCCATGCGGGAAACATAGTGACAGGTCATCAGGTCGATTCGGCGAGTGCCAAGGCTTATAAGGCTTCCAAGGTTTCCAAGACCGGTGGTGCAAATGCCAAGGTTTCCGGAATCGGTAAGACCGGGAAATTCGTGAGTCGGCTGGCCATTCCGGTCACGCTGTTGACCGGCGGGATGAAACTGGCGGCCCGACGCAAGGCGCTCGCGACCGCGGCCAGTGGCGAGCCGGGCATCATCATCGCAACCCACGCTGCTTTCTCCAAAATGTTCCAAGCGCCGAACCTCGCACTGGTGGTCATCGACGAGCAACATCGCTTTGGCGTCGAGCAACGCGAGATTCTGCGCTCAAAAGGCGAAAAAACGCCGCATCTGCTGGTGATGACCGCGACCCCGATCCCGCGCACCGCCGCGATGACATGGTTCGGCGACCTCGATATTTCATGGCTCACCGAGCTGCCCGGCGGGCGTAAGCCAATCCGCACGTTCATCGTGCCCGAGGCCGACGGCAACATGATGGCGCAGATGTTCGTCCACATTCGCCGGCGTATCGACGCGGGGGAGCGGGCGTACGTGGTCTGCCCGAGGATTGACGCCGACGAGGCCGATGCCGAAGCGTTGACCGGGGTCGGTGGTGTAACGGCCGCAGAAGCCTCGGTAGGCGCGAGTTCCGGTCGTCACAGCCGAAGGAAGTCTTCGATGTCGGACGGTGGTAGCGACGATATCGAAAGCGGATTCGTGGAGGTCGACGATTACGGCGATGAGAATGGCGACGGTACCCCTCCCGAGCCCAAGCCGCCGCTGCATGCCGTCGACGAGATAGCACAACGGCTTTCATCTCTGCCGCAGTTCGCCGGCATCAAGTTCGCGACGTTGACCGGCCGCGATGACGACGAGACCAAGCGGCAGGTGATGGCTGATTTCGAATCCGGCAAGACGCCGATCCTGGTGGCGACCACCGTCATCGAAGTCGGTGTGGATGTACCGAAGGCAAGTTGTATTACTATTTTCGACGCCGATCGTTACGGCCTATCCCAGCTGCACCAGCTGCGTGGCCGCGTAGGCCGTGGTGGCACCGATTCCTGGGCGTTCCTCGTTTCGCGTGCCGAGCCTGGCAGTATCGCCGAGCAGCGCCTGAAGGTCATCGAAGGCTCGCTTGACGGTGCCGAAATCGCGCAGGCCGATCTCGAACTGCGTGGAGCCGGCGACGTTCTAGGCGACGCCCAGTCCGGTGGCAAGTCCGGGTTGAAGCTGCTCCGTGTGGTCAAGGATGCCAAGATTATTGCCGATGCCCGCGAGCAGGCCGAAGCGCTGCTCAAACGCGACCCGACGCTGTCCGACCAGCCACAACTCGCCGGTGCCGTCCTCGATTTCACTCGTGGCGGTGAGTCCGAGATTTTGAGCAACTGA